One window of the Pieris brassicae chromosome 4, ilPieBrab1.1, whole genome shotgun sequence genome contains the following:
- the LOC123708366 gene encoding ubiquinone biosynthesis O-methyltransferase, mitochondrial-like — MREQIVMASSVDIDEVQRHSDLMDSWWSPDGPLWGLQLFNQIRIPFMAEELASSGKNLSSKPLMGKKVLEVGCGGGLVTEEFAKLGAEVTGVDPSPVLINLAKEHSKVDERVAANKPTYLNTTIEEHSKLFPNHYDAVIASEVVEHVANVNVFLESCVAALKPGGKMFITSPTRTRLGQFLVMVLGALMIIPRHLMTYSKFTKPDEISAILEKNKCRVDKVKGLFYLPLINKVFWVFFNTVWYAMAATKQGHAT; from the exons ATGCGGGAACAAATAGTAATGGCGTCCTCCGTGGACATAGATGAGGTACAGAGACACAGCGATCTAATGGATTCCTGGTGGAGCCCAGATGGTCCACTTTGGGGGTTGCAGCTGTTTAACCAAATCAG aatacCATTCATGGCAGAAGAACTAGCTTCAAGCGGTAAAAATCTTTCGTCGAAACCTTTAATGGGCAAAAAGGTTTTAGAAGTCGGGTGCGGTGGCGGCCTCGTTACGGAG GAGTTTGCCAAACTTGGCGCCGAGGTGACGGGAGTGGATCCTAGTCCTGTCTTAATAAATCTAGCCAAGGAACATAGTAAGGTCGACGAAAGGGTTGCTGCCAATAAACCCACATATCTCAACACTACTATTGAg gaacATTCAAAACTCTTCCCAAACCACTATGACGCTGTAATAGCGTCGGAGGTGGTGGAACATGTGGCCAATGTAAACGTCTTTCTAGAGAGCTGCGTAGCGGCTCTCAAACCGGGTGGAAAAATGTTTATCACGTCCCCAACCAGAACTCGCCTGGGACAATTCTTAGTGATGGTTTTGGGGGCGCTGATGATCATACCAAGACATCTTATGACCTATTCTAAATTCACGAAGCCTGATGAAATCTCAGCCATATTGGAGAAAA ATAAATGTCGAGTGGATAAAGTGAAGGGTTTGTTCTATTTGCCTCTCATAAACAAGGTGTTTTGGGTGTTCTTCAATACAGTGTGGTATGCAATGGCAGCCACTAAACAAGGACATgcaacttaa
- the LOC123708759 gene encoding nucleolar protein 58 has protein sequence MLVLFETPAGYAIFKLLDESKLSEIDNVYQEFNTPEGAASVVKLKNFIKFEDTTEALAATTAAIEGKLSKTLKKALKKYVSKDIQEQLLVGDAKLGNAIREKFDLQCVSNSNVQELMRCIRSQMDSLLTGLPKKEMTAMALGLAHSLSRYKLKFSPDKIDTMIVQAQCLLDDLDKELNNYVMRCREWYGWHFPELGKIITDNTLFVKIVKLMGTRDNASGTDLSDILPEDLEEKVKEAAEISMGTEISDDDIVNIQNLCDEIINITDYRTHLTDYLKARMMAMAPNLTVLIGEHIGARLIAHAGSLMNLAKHPASTIQIFGAEKALFRALKTKKDTPKYGLIYHAQLVGQCSTKNKGKMSRMLAAKAALSTRVDAFGDDVSFELGAEHKVKLENRLRLLEEGNLKRISGTAKAKSKFEKYHSKSEVHHYPTAGDSTLGQKPIKREHSPDEQVSTKKIKLEDGAEEVTPKKKVKEESTDDVDGQLNGSVSEKKKKKKKQSLTSDVKEEPEVKEEMDVAEEKTPKSEKKKKKKQSLVPEIKEDPDTEVKEEMDVTEQKTPKSEKKKKKKKQSMSEDA, from the exons ATGTTGGTGCTCTTCGAAACCCCGGCGGGGTACGCTATCTTTAAG TTGTTGGACGAGTCAAAATTATCTGAAATTGATAATGTATATCAAGAATTTAACACCCCAGAGGGAGCAGCATCCGT GGTTAAATTAAAGAACTTCATAAAATTTGAAGACACTACTGAAGCTCTTGCAGCAACAACTGCGGCAATCGAAGGAAAGCTTTCTAAGACATTAAAGAAGgccctaaaaaaatatgtctcTAAAGATATTCAAGAACAACTTTTGGTGGGTGATGCTAAGTTGGGTAATGCAATTAGGGAGAAATTTGACTTACAATGTGTTTCAAATAGTAATGTACAAGAGTTGATGAGATGTATTAGATCTCAAATGGATAGTCTTCTTACTGGCTTGCCTAAGAAAGAGATGACAGCTATGGCTCTTGGATTAGCACATTCCCTATCAAGATATAAGTTGAAATTTTCTCCAGACAAAATTGATACCATGATTGTGCAAGCACAATGCCTACTTGATGATTTGGATAAggaattaaacaattatgtaATGAGATGCCGTGAGTGGTATGGTTGGCATTTTCCAGAGCTtggaaaaattataacagataatacattatttgtgAAAATTGTGAAATTGATGGGTACTCGTGACAATGCCTCAGGAACTGATTTGTCAGATATTCTTCCAGAGGACTTAGAGGAGAAAGTGAAAGAAGCTGCTGAGATTTCTATGGGCACAGAAATATCTGATGATGATATTGTCAATATCCAGAACTTGTGTGATGAAATCATAAACATTACAGATTATAGGACTCATTTAACCGACTACTTGAAGGCTAGAATGATGGCTATGGCACCAAATTTAACAGTTTTGATTGGGGAACATATTGGAGCTAGGTTGATTGCTCATGCAGGTTCCTTAATGAATTTAGCTAAACACCCAGCTTCAACAATACAGATTTTTGGTGCTGAAAAGGCACTTTTTAGAGCATTAAAGACTAAGAAAGATACTCCAAAGTATGGGCTCATATATCATGCTCAGTTAGTTGGCCAGTGTAGCACAAAGAACAAAGGCAAAATGTCTCGAATGTTGGCTGCAAAGGCAGCACTATCAACACGTGTTGATGCATTTGGTGATGATGTGTCTTTTGAACTTGGTGCTGAACATAAAGTAAAGCTAGAGAACAGACTTCGGCTTTTAGAGGAAGGCAACTTAAAAAGGATCAGCGGGACAGCTAAAGCCAAAAgcaaatttgaaaaatatcatAGTAAAAG tgaGGTGCATCATTATCCAACTGCGGGAGACAGCACCTTAGGACAGAAACCTATTAAAAGGGAACACTCACCAGATGAACAAGTCTCTACCAAAAAGATCAAGCTGGAAGATGGTGCTGAGGAG GTCACACCAAAGAAAAAAGTTAAAGAAGAATCTACCGATGATGTAGATGGTCAGTTGAATGGATCAGTCTCagagaagaagaaaaagaagaaaaagcaATCCCTTACATCTGATGTCAAAGAGGAACCAGAAGTTAAAGAAGAAATGGATGTAGCAGAAGAGAAGACACCAAAAAGcgaaaagaagaaaaagaaaaagcaaTCTCTGGTTCCAGAAATAAAGGAGGATCCAGACACGGAAGTTAAGGAAGAGATGGACGTAACAGAGCAGAAAACACCTAAAAGcgaaaagaagaaaaagaagaagaagcaGTCAATGTCTGAAGATGCCTAA